The genome window aatcagaagctgtgaatgttctgaagatcaaagaaattcaagttctgaagctgtcttgaatggaagcagaagtcagaagctgtgaatgttctgaagatcaaagaaattcaagttctgaagctgtccacgatggaagcaggaatcagaagctgtgagtgttctaaggatctaaagaaattcaagttctgaagctgtccaatggaagcagaagtcagaagctatgaattctctgaaggcagaagcttatatgatcgtctctaccgaaataatcagggaagtcttttatcaaagttcttcgagtatttatttcagggggagattatttatctcagggggagattgttaatctcagggggagacatattcatatgcttatgctatagctgtgtaatttgtcttttgccgtctactctttctgatcgcaaattcatatcatttatatatgtttttgtcatcatcaaaaagggggagattgttagaacaagatttgttcttatcaattatcttagttttgatgataacaataatatgaattttgcttaagataatatggtactctaatccaatgcaatttccctttcaggaaatatatataaagagtacgcataattcagcgctcagaagttgtgtctcaaatggttcagcatgcaacatcagaacatggtctggcaagacatcagaagatggtcgaagcagaatcagaacatggcatcagaagaacatgagatcagaagcactgaagatcagaagatggtatcacgcaacagaagcacttcaagatcagaagatcagaagatgctatgcaccaagctgttttgactctgatgatattcaaacgtcgtattcacaaacatcagatcagaaggaagtacaggtggcagactacgctgactgacaaaaggaacgttaaagctactaaaggcaacgtcagtagacacagcgtgaacaaggctcgaggtagttgacaaaagcgtataacattaaatgcaatgctgtacggaacacgcaaagcattaaatgcactcaacggtcatcttctcaacgcctataaatatgaagttctgatgagaagcaaggttaccaattcttaacaactccgaacgaaaataaacttgctgaaacgctattcaatcaaagctcagaatcttcatcaactcactacattgctgttgtaatatcttagtgagattaagcttaaacgataagagaaatatcacagttgtgattatcgcttttaagaagcatttgtaatactcttagaattacattaagttgtaaggaactagagtgatcgtgtgatcagtatactctaggaagtcttagcagttggctgagcagtttgtaactagagtgatcaggttgatcagtagactctagaaaagtcttagaagttgtctaagcagttgttcctggagtgatcaagttgtgatcagaatactctagaagacttagtcgtggactaagtggaaaaccattgtaatccgtgcgattagtggattaaatcctcaggttgaggtaaatcatctctgcgggggtggactggagtagcttcgttaacagcgaaccaggataaaaataattgtgcaatttatttttatcgtccaagatttaaagtcacacttattcaatccccccctttctaagtgtttttctatccttcagttgtgCGGCCAGACGGACAGAGTATTTAGCCATTTGGATGGAATGAGAGCAAAAAACATAGAGGGAAAGCCAATAAGTTAGGAAAGCTATGTGTTCGTGATCTCCCATAATCTCTGTCGAAGCATAATGCTCTTCAAATAATGTGCGATAAGCAGTTTTGTCAAAGTCAAATACATACATGGTCTTGGTAGGGGTTAAGGGCTTGAAAGTTTCTCCAGTTGGTCAAAGACCAACAATAGCAATAATATCAAAGAGTGTTGGAGTTATCATCCCATAAGGTAGGTGAAAGATGTTATTGGTGGTTTCCTAGAAGCACATGGCTGCAAGGAGCATATGTGAGTTAAACATAGGACCATCTCTTAAAAGTTGTATCAGGTCGAAGAAGCCTTGGTCTTTCCATGTGTATTTTTTTCTTCTCAACCCTGTTTAACCACTTAATGTACTTAAGGTCATTACATATAGTAGGAAATTACCTAAAAACATATTCTTCAAGAAGCTGAAATCGAAAGGTTGGTCATAGAAGACCAAAGGTTCACATAAGGGATGGGGAAGAAAGAATTTAGGTTGTAAGGTTTCTTTATGTGCTTAGGAATAGGACCCATAAAAGCATAATTAGTACCTGAAATAGAGTAGGGTATCAGCGTGTGAGAGTACTAAACTTTCCTTTTCTCATCCTCCATGGAAGGTTCCAATACATATGTGTGATCATCTAAGAAGAAGGCCTCCTCAATATGAAAAGCAAAAGGAGCGTGTGGAGCGTTGCTGGATGCACTTTTAGGAGCCATCGTCAGCTTCTCAAAGGTTTTGGAAGAAAATATAACAAGAAGAGTTTGCGGAAGGGGTATGAAAAACTCTAGTGTTTTTGCTTCAATGAAGGAAATGGCGAAGGAGAAGAAAGTGTTTAAATAGACGAAAGAGGAAGAGAGTGCTTCAGTGTTCCCACCAAAAGTTGGACAAATGACATGTCCAAATAGACATATGGTATACCGGCTTATAGGGAAAAGTGAATTTAAAAGAAATTAttctaattatatttaatttagttaCTCATTAATCTCCTTGAAAATCTAAGATAATGATTATGAATTGCACACACACGTCTAGGACATGACAGTTAGGTGTAAAGTGGTCATGAAGACCATGACATGTACAAACTACCCTAACAGTGTCGAGCAATCACAAAAAACACCACGTTTTTCATTCTAAAACATATGATCGAAAAATACGTTTTGGGGGGCATCTGTTGGCTTGGAAATTCTAGCTGGATAAAGTCAACGAAAAACACTAGAAAGTCAATAAATAAGACTAGTTGATTACGTTGAAAGATGGTAAGTATTGAAAAATCTCGACAGAAGGAGGTCTAACCTATAAATACACGTCGACCCAAGAGTGTTCGGTGAAGCATGGTTAGCTTGGTTTGGAAGAATCTCAAGAACATATCCATAAGATTAGGATCACTCTATCCACTAAACATGTCTGAATTCTCGAAAAGGGGATTTCGACATAATGATCAGATTCAACAAGGTCACCAGTTCTTAAggacttaaaataattttataagtctTAGTTCAGGCAAGCAAGAAAGCACTTCACCAGACGCTACATGAACAGAGTCAGATAGGCTTGAAAGAGGTTGGGAAGTTCAAAGCACGTTGAAAGGCGTTTATTAGCATGATGTCTAGTTCGTCAACATTTATCTCTTCGAAAATGCAGGAAAACAAGTCTTAACATGGATGTTCAAGTAGTGGGAATCATGTCCAATCTTTTAGGGATTAGCCACTGTCGACGGTTATCTTTAGAGTAGTATAAATAACAGACTCCTACACTATATTCGAGGTCGCAAAATTTTTATAACTCTCTATAGAACTGGAGTACTAGAGTCAGAGAGAGAAACAGTTTGTGAGGAACATGTATGAGTCTACGTCCCTTGATTTTAGTTGTCTTTATGCTACCTTAAATGGAACATTCTTACTATAATGTCATTTACTGCAAGttatcatttaatttcatttattaaaCTTTTCATTCATTGCTTCAATCCAAACTCTTCTTCAATTAAAGTTTCTGACATTTTTGTCTTTGTGAAAACATGCACAATCAATTTGCAAACACACATTTTTCGTACATTTAATGTGCACAGATTGTTCCTGAGATTTTTTGAGTTAATTTCACAAGCTAATCAAACTCATGACTATTCGCCAAAACACCTGTGAACACCTCTAAATTGGAATAAAATGGCTTTCATAACTGACAGAGGCAAATTCTACTACAAGGTCATGCTCATTGGCCTAAAAATGCGGGAAATACCTACCAACAGATGAAGAACAAATTGTTTGCCAATCAAATATAAGGAATATTGGAAGTTTATGGACaacatattttttcaaatataagGAGTATTTGAAGCATACAACACATCTAAAGTCCATATTCAATGAAGTAAGAAAATATGGAATATAGTTTAACCTTGAAAATTGCCCTTTCGGGGTGCGGTTAGAAAAATTCATGGGGTACTACCTTACAAATAGAAGGATAGAGGTGAACCTTATTCAATGGTAAGAAGTGGTCAACATGGAAGCTCTAAAAACCATTAAAGGATTTCAAAAACTAAATGGCAGCAGTTAAAATTTCCTAATTTATTTCTTAGTTGGCCTACCATGCTCTCCCATCTTACAAACTTTTGAGGAAAGAAGTAAAATTCAAACGGACCCCTAAATGCAATATAGAATTTTCTAAACTTAAAGAAGTGTTATCACAATTATCCCTAATGGTTTGACCGAGAGAAGGGGAACCCCTCCTTTTGTACCTTTTTCGTATCTCAAGAAGTATTAGGTTACATAAAGGTGGTGAAGATCACTCTGACACTcgtaataaaatctaataaatttAGATATTACTTTCTTGCTCACACCATACTATTAAGGAGCGATTACCCTATCAAATAAATACTCCATAAGTCGGACCTTGTACGAATGATGATGAAGTGGGTTATagaattgtttgattttgatatCTCTTTGGAGACCAAAAAAGTGCTCAAATCTTAAGCATTTGAATATCCTCTACGTGAATCATTTTTGTGGACAGTTCTTCCAATACCCAAGGAAACGGTGTCAGTCTCCTTTTAGAGAGTGAATGCGACAACATATTAGAGGTAGCTATAAGAATTAAATTCCATACTTTAAAGAACCAAGAAGAGTACAAAGCATGCCTAGCTGGGTTGCGACTAAACTTTGAAATGAGAGTCAAAATAGTTACGATAAAATCATATTCACAACTCGTCTCCTCGCAAGTGCAAGGTGAATATCAAGCCAAAGATAGCATAGTGCAGAAATATTTGTCTTAGATAAAATTATCTATGACGAAGTTCAAAAAGTGGAAATACACCACAACCCCTGAGAAGAAACCAATCGAGTCGATCTGTTGTCAAAGTCAGCCAGTTCTAAAACAAGAAACTATAATAAAATTGTCATTCATGATACTTTGACCATCCCTAGTATAGAAGAGGAGTTGAACACAATAGAATAATGATAGGTAACTCAAAGCAGGATGACATTCATAGCAAGATACATCACCAACGAAGAACTCCTAGAGGATCAAAAGGAAGCGATAAAAGTAAGAATAAAATCTTTCTCATACTCATTAGTTAAGGGACACTTTTACGAAAGAGGGTTCAACAATTTCCTAATGAAATGCTTTATCAAAGAGAAAAGGAAGAAAGTACTTTAGAACTCACAAAGGACTAACATGACAATATTTGTGAGGATACATTTTGGCCAAGAAGACTCTAAGGGTTGGGTATTTCTGGTCAAGCATGAGGGAAGACACCAAGACACACTTTCAGAAATACCACAAATACCAATAGCACAATGACATCTACCTTGCATCTCCAACAGAAATAAGTAACTTCTCATCTTCATGGCCTTTCGCTTGGTGGGGAATGGACAATTTAGGCAATGTCCCTTTGGCGCTCGAACAACTCAAATTACTAATAGTGACAATTGACTAATTTACAATAAGGATCAATGGAGAACCACTAGCAAAAATCATTGCCCATCACATTTTGCGTTTCTTTAAAAGGAATATACTCACTCAGTTCGGGATCCCTCAGATAGTAGTTGTGAATCTTTGTGCTTGCAGGTATAATATATACATTAGTTAAATGACCtgaattattttgatgatgacaacactatGAGGTGAAGTTTTTATTTGAAGTTATGATCAAGTTGTTATGATTAGGAAATTAATATGTCAAAGCTAATCTCTTAAGGATAACACTTGATGTCAAGCAGCGTTCGATGAAATCCCTGATGATCTCCATTCAAGCAATCTCTGTAGTGATCGTGTCTATTAAGAAGTCATATTGATTCTCACCTATATGAAGAAGTCAAGTCTCAGATGAAGTGTTAAATCATTGATGAATCAAgtaagaaattttgaaatttcaaagattatgaaagagaggaagtaTGAAATCTCGACTGGTACATGTCTTAGTGATCAGAGTCttgtaaaatatattatattatttcttaAATTACTAAGGCAATCACACACTCACCAAAAGAGTATTTTTAACCTatctatttgataaaaaaaactttaaaacccTTAGAGGAACCATCAAAGTCTTGTAGGGTTCAACATGGGTATTCTTAAACATTTAAGAAGCCTATATACAATGCCTAATCGATTAATTCCCTTAACCAATTGATTAAAGCATGACATAAAGCTTCTTAATCGATTAAGACACTAGCTTTTATAGGGTTTTCTCTTTTTGAGAATTAAGATTGTCGTTTTTGTAAAACACATAATCGATTATGAGAATTAAAAAACCATGATAAttttccttttaatattttctcataaacatattaaattgtaaattaaaatcaatttatagGATAAATCTAATCATACTCAAACATATTAAATCCAAAACTTAATTGTACTACAATACTCTTTTCGTCCAAAATAAGAAATTGTTAAGGCCAAAAAAGTTATCTATTATAAATCATTTTACAATTTAAActtttaatgtttatttttttcatcatactcattattatttattattctcttttaatgtttatatatttttataaagtttattatatttttttaatgtgtataatattcttttaaaattaattaaaaaactatagAGGAAGATGTCTCTAGAATCACTTTTGTGTAGATTCAAACCTCAATTAATTGAACTCTTTCCAATAAGTGCATTCATTATCAAAAACCACTCAACTCTGTGTGATCTGATGAATGCAGCAGAGTTATTATTTGTGTAAAAACAGTAAGGCAATAAAGTAATTTCACCTCGTATCCTTCCCATTTTATCAAAACCAAACCTCTTTACTTCTAAATATAGCTTTAACCTctgttttttctttctcttttcacaACCTTTTCCTCTGCCACGTTACACTCACACAAGGGCATTCTAGTAAAAACATCATCTGAAAACACATAACAAATCTGAAAGCTGGAAATTATCACTCTGTTCACTCCTCATTGGCTGCACCTCCACAGCAACAAAATCCAATgctattttatactattatcttCTCTCTTGAACCTTCCTACTCAGGtttcttcatttcttcatcaCCATCACTCTCACCTCTACACGCAACATAGATATTTTTTCACTTCTGTTGGTTCTCAGAGACAGACAAACAGGTAgttttttcttctgttttttcTTTGGTTTTTCTGTTGTTGTTTTTAAGTTCTTAGTATTCATGTTTCATATTTCGtatgttgtttttgtttctgTCTTGTCAAATGAAGGTTTACCGTTTATTTTgagactgttttttttttttgtcgtttttttttttacttttcacacctccccTTTCATCTCTTCTAGAATTTATGCAAAACCCAagtgaaataaataaatttcctTTGTGGGTTTTCTTTTTTATGACAATTTATTAGATCTTAGAGGTTTTTTGTGttgaatatttgaataaaaatcaaatttttattacaGGGATTTTttacagaagaagaaaaaatggagTCAGATCTTCAGCAGCATCCAACTATGTTTCTAGATCATCAGAATCATCACCAGCAGCAACAAATGAATTCAGGGTTGACACGGTTTAAATCTGCACCAAGTTCATATTTTTCGAATATAATTGATAAAGAGTTCTATGAGCATCTTTTTAACCGACCTTCCAGTCCTGAAACCGAGCGAGTTTTCGCTCGGTTTATGAATAGTCTTAGTGGTAGTGGTAGtggcggtggtggtggtggtgatgcTGAAAGTGCTTCTGCTACAGCTTCTGTAGCTGTAGGTGTAGCTGTAGCTGCTGGAGATGATTCATTGACTCAGAATCTAGTGTCAACTGTTCAACAAGAGCTTCTTCCTATAGTTAAGGAAGAGATTGATCAACAATCTCAAACTATGATGGCATCAAGGAATAATGAAACTTTAGATCTTCAACAGCTTCAACGACAACAAAGTAATATGAATAATTATGGTTCCTCTGGCCCTCAGAAGTTTTACCAAAGTTCGGGAAGACCGCCTTTGCCGAATCAAATGAAGACTGGTAGAGGAAGTTGTTCTAATCTTATTAGACATGGTAGTTCACCTGCTGGATTGTTTTCAAACATTAACATTGAAACCGGTAATATCTTCGAGTTAATTAGAAATCCGAATCATTTTGATATTTATGCCAAATTTCATTTTCTTACTTTACGATTGTGTTGTCATAATACTGATGCTAGCTAGCTTGATTGACAGGTTTTGCTGTTATGAGAGGGATTGGAACGATCGGAGCTGCTAACAGCACTAGCAAAGAAGCGAATTTTTCTTCTTCAGCGGTGCGGTTAAAGAGTGCTCCAGACTACTCATCGGTGTTAGGAGGTGAAATCGGGAATAGTAGCAATCCACAAAATAATCTAGAGTCTGAAGGTTTTGCTGAAACCCGGGGTGACGATTTCATCCCGGGTTTCCCTTTAGGTTCTACATGGGAGGATACCGCAATGATATCCGATAATATTACCGGTCTGAAAAGATACAGAGACGATGACGATGTAAAACCGTTTTCTGCAGGTTTAAATGCGGCTGAAACTAAGGTAGTAGTAGAATTGTACTATTGGAATTTGGTTTTTAACATCACAGTTGTTCAATAGTTGTTATAGTGCTATTTTTCTGCAATTCGTTATTGCGATACTTTAGTACTAACGCGTAGCAGAATTTGAATAAACTGTCATTTTTTGCGATCTGCAATTGACAATATTGATATAATTTTGTTGCGTTTATCAGAATGAAACAGGAGGCCATACTCCTGCTGCTCCTTTGGCTCATCAGACGAGTTTGCCTAATACCACGGCGGAATTAGCAGCCATTGAAAAGTTTTTACAATTCTCCGATTCTGTTCCGTGCAAAATCCGCGCCAAGCGCGGCTGCGCCACTCACCCGAGAAGCATTGCAGAAAGGGTATAAATTTATTATTCTACTATAAATAATTCCAACTGCGCGACACATTTAGTCCGCGCACACGAAAACCGTTTCCTGGCCTTTATGTGAAATACTTTCAGGTTAGAAGAACTAAAATCAGCGAGCGAATGCGGAAACTACAAGATCTGGTGCCAAACATGGATAAGGTAATGTTTTTGACTTTATAGCACACTTACCAACCTATGTAACAAACCAAACATTGTTTCTTCTATTTGCAGCAAACAAACACTTCAGATATGTTGGACTTAGCTGTTGAGTACATTAAAGACCTACAAAAGCAAGTTGAGG of Vicia villosa cultivar HV-30 ecotype Madison, WI unplaced genomic scaffold, Vvil1.0 ctg.001463F_1_1, whole genome shotgun sequence contains these proteins:
- the LOC131635304 gene encoding transcription factor bHLH122-like isoform X1 — its product is MESDLQQHPTMFLDHQNHHQQQQMNSGLTRFKSAPSSYFSNIIDKEFYEHLFNRPSSPETERVFARFMNSLSGSGSGGGGGGDAESASATASVAVGVAVAAGDDSLTQNLVSTVQQELLPIVKEEIDQQSQTMMASRNNETLDLQQLQRQQSNMNNYGSSGPQKFYQSSGRPPLPNQMKTGRGSCSNLIRHGSSPAGLFSNINIETGFAVMRGIGTIGAANSTSKEANFSSSAVRLKSAPDYSSVLGGEIGNSSNPQNNLESEGFAETRGDDFIPGFPLGSTWEDTAMISDNITGLKRYRDDDDVKPFSAGLNAAETKVNETGGHTPAAPLAHQTSLPNTTAELAAIEKFLQFSDSVPCKIRAKRGCATHPRSIAERVRRTKISERMRKLQDLVPNMDKQTNTSDMLDLAVEYIKDLQKQVETLSENRAKCTCSHHQ
- the LOC131635304 gene encoding transcription factor bHLH122-like isoform X2; translation: MESDLQQHPTMFLDHQNHHQQQQMNSGLTRFKSAPSSYFSNIIDKEFYEHLFNRPSSPETERVFARFMNSLSGSGSGGGGGGDAESASATASVAVGVAVAAGDDSLTQNLVSTVQQELLPIVKEEIDQQSQTMMASRNNETLDLQQLQRQQSNMNNYGSSGPQKFYQSSGRPPLPNQMKTGRGSCSNLIRHGSSPAGLFSNINIETGFAVMRGIGTIGAANSTSKEANFSSSAVRLKSAPDYSSVLGGEIGNSSNPQNNLESEGFAETRGDDFIPGFPLGSTWEDTAMISDNITGLKRYRDDDDVKPFSAGLNAAETKNETGGHTPAAPLAHQTSLPNTTAELAAIEKFLQFSDSVPCKIRAKRGCATHPRSIAERVRRTKISERMRKLQDLVPNMDKQTNTSDMLDLAVEYIKDLQKQVETLSENRAKCTCSHHQ